The Oncorhynchus nerka isolate Pitt River linkage group LG11, Oner_Uvic_2.0, whole genome shotgun sequence genome includes the window CGGACTGTAGGcactatggagacagactgtacacactatggagacagactgtacacactatggagacagactgtacacactatggagacagactgtacacactatggagacagactgtacacactatggagacagactgtacacactatggagacagactgtatacactatggagacagactggagacagacacactatggagacagactgtacacactatggagacagactgtacacactatggagacagactgtatacactatggagacagactgtatacactatggagacagactgtatacactatggagacagactgtacacactatggagacagactgtacacactatggagacagactgtacacactatggagacagactgtacacactatggagacagactgtacacactatggagacagactgtacacactatggagacagactgtatacactatggagacagactgtacacactatggagacagactgtacacactatggagacagactgtacacactatggagacagactgtacacactatggagacagactgtacacactatggagacagactgtatacactatggagacagagacagactgtatacactatggagacagactgtacacactatggagacagactgtacacactatggagacagtacacactatggagacagactgtacacactatggagacagacactatggagacagactgtagacactatggagacagactgtacacactatggagacagactgtggagacagacacactatggagacagactgtagacactatggagacagactgtacacactatggagacagactgtatacactatggagacagactgtatacactatggagacagactgtacacactatggagacagactgtacacactatggagacagactgtacacactatggagacagactacacactatggagacactatggagacagactgtacacactatggagacagactgtatacactatggagacagactgtacacactatggagacggactgtacacactatggagacagactgtatacactatggagacagactgtatacactatggagacagactgtacacactatggagacagacCTAGAATGAATAGTATATTAAACCAAAAGTAATATAAACTGTGATAAACTGTAGTTAATAATgtttattataataataaatcataaataattcattaataataataataaataaataattaatatAATGTTTAATGTATATGTTTCAAGAAAATGAATGACAGGGTAGGGTGTGTCCTGAAGTAGCGTCATTTTCTCTTGTAGGCAAAGTCTTCAAAAACACTTGAAATGATGCCTATCCCCAGTACACTCACATTCTAGATTAAAAACAGAGGGTTTATATCTTGACGGTCACTCACCCAGTATTTTGACGGTTTGTCTGTGCGACCTCTTCCGGGCCATGGCGTTGGGACCCTGCAGGTCGTTCTTACTCTTCCACAGCGTCCGTCCAATGGAGCCGTACAGGAAAACCAGGCAGAACATGGGACAGAAGAAATACGTAGTGGAGACCCAGATCATTGTGTGCAGCTGCCCTGACCTGATGGCATAGTTGGTATGTTTACACTGTCTCGTACTGTAGTCCGGGTGTGTGTCGTTGTCATACTCCACACCTACCAGAAACAGCATGGGGGCAGCAGAGAGCAGAGCAAAAGTCCATAGAGCCACAATGATGTACTGCACCCTGCGTTTGGTCACCACAACTTTAGCTCTGAGGGGGAAACAGATGGCCAGGTATCGCTCCATGCTGAGGGCGGTGATGTGGAGGATGGTGGCGTATGTACAGGCCTCGTTGGCGTAGTGAAACAGACGGCACACCACCTCCCCAAACAACCAGGGGACGTACTTCCACAGACGGTAGAGGTCAAAGGGCAGgcagaggaagatgaggaggtcGGACACAGCCATTGAGgagaggtacaggttagtggtggtCTTCATATCCTTGAAGCGCTagggggaagaagaagaagaagaacacgaATATTTAATTAATCCTTTCATCCTTAAAATTGCCAGtccactccagacctgtctgacATGTCATCCTTCCCCCATTTCCTGGTTCTCTAACCCACTTCCTTCCCCCATTTCCTGCTTCTCTAACCCACTTCCTTCCCCCATTTCCTGCTTCTCTAACCCACTTCCTTCCCCCATTTCCTGGTTCTCTAACCCACTTCCTTTCCCCATTTCCTGCTTCTCTAACCCACTTCCTTCCCCAATTTCCTGCTTCTCTAACCCACTTCCTTCCCCAATTTCCTGCTTCTCTAACCCACTTCCTTCCCCCATTTCCTGCTTCTCTAACCCACTTCCTTCCCCCATTTCCTGGTTCTCTAACCCACTTCCTTACCTGGATGATGAGGATGGTCATGCTGTTTCCCAACACGCCGACCAGGAAGAGGAGGATACAGATGACGGTAACAGGGATGAGGGTGGAGGTGGGGAACAGAGAGCCTTCGTAGTGCTGGTCATCTATCTCCATGTTGTTCGCAGGccgggggggagggaggagctcCGACTGGGGTCTGGACCACGGCATCAGGGCACCGAGAGAGACTGACTGGTttacaggagagaggaaaggatgagagagagaggaaaggagtgagagaggaaaggagagagagaggaaaggagagagagagaggaaagggagagagagagaggaaaggagagagagagaggaaaggagagagagagaggaaaggagggagagagagagaggaaaggagtgagagaggaaaggagggagagaggaaaggagggagagagagagagagagagagaggaaaggagagagagagaggaaaggagggagagaggaaaggagggagagagagagagaggaaaggagtgagagaggaaaggagggagagagagagagagagagagagaggggaaaggagagagagagagaaagagagaggaaaggagacagagagagaggaaaggagggagagagcgagaggaaaggagggagaggaaaggagggagagagagaggaaaggagggagaggaaaggagggagagagagaggaaaggagggagagcaaaggagggagagagagagagaggaaaggagggagagcaaaggaggaagagagagagagaggaaaggagggagagcaaaggagggagagagagagagatgaaaggagggagagcaaaggaggaagagagagaggaaaggagggagagagagaggaaaggagggagagcaaaggagggagagagagagaggaaaggagggagagagagagaggaaaggaggaagagagcgaggaaagcgagacgagagagaggacaaaagagagagagaggggagagacaggcaaaaagacaggcagagatacagacaggcagagagtgagagagagagacagacagtcaaacagacaaagacagacacgcagagagagagacagacagtcagagacgGACAGACAAGCAGCgcgacagagacagtcagagagagagagagacaggcagagagagagatagacagtcagagacagacacacagagagacaggcagagagagagagacagtcagagacagacaaagacagacacgcagagacaggcagagagagagagacagtcagagacagacagagacagtcacgcagagagacaggcagagagagagagacagtcaaagacagacagagacagacactcagagaaacaggcagagagagagagacagtcaaagacagacacgcagagagacaggcagagagagagagagacagtcagagacagacagagactcagagaaacaggcagagagatagacagtcagacagacactcagagaaacaggcagagagatagacagtcagacagacactcagagaaacaggcagagagacagacagacagagacagacactcagagaaacaggcagagagacagacagatagagacagacagacagagacagacagagacagacactcagagaaacaggcagagagacagacagacagagagagagacagtcagagacagtcagagacagacagagacagacactcagagaaacagacagagagagaggcagagccagacagagacagtcacgcagagagacaggcagagagacagacagacagacagagagtgagacatgtCTTCCTAAGGAAAAGTTCTctgttgaaaaaaatatatttttaaatctcaGCATGATTGATCAATACATTATTAATCTTTATAAATCTACAAGTAATGATGTGTGAAGAGGCCAAACAGGGATAAGAAAACCAACGATGAGATAATCTTCTTTACCTCTGCAGTGGATCCTCTTGTGTGTTCTATACTCTCTGGTCCTTAGAGTGGGTTCTCTGTCCCTGGTGCCGTGTgtgtagaagagagagaggaggtctgaaGTGGATCCTCTTGTGTGTTCTATACTCTCTGGTCCTTAGAGTGGGTTCTCTGTCCCTGGTGCCGTGTgtgtagaagagagagaggaggtctgaaGTGGATCCTCTTGTGTGTTCTATACTCTCTGGTCCTTAGAGTGGGTTCTCTGTCGCTGGTGCCGTGTgtgtagaagggagagaggaggtctgAAGTGGATCCTCTTGTGTGTTCTATACTCTCTGGTCCTTAGAGTGGGTTCTCTGTCGCTGGTGCCGTGTgtgtagaagggagagaggaggtctgAAGTGGGACGGAGCTCGatcacatctcctcctctgtgtgtgtgtgtgtgtgtgtcaaataatGAAGGGgcggatgagggagagagggaggagagagatgggggaaagagggaggagagagagatagagggagggagatgggagagaaagacagagggagagagagagacagagggagagagatagaaggagaaagagggaggaaggagagagatggagagagagctggaggggagagagggggaaagagagatgagagagggaggataaagagaagagagatggaggagagagggagagagagagaaggagtgaggagatgagagatggagagagatgaaggagaaaGATGGATtggggcagagatggagagaggcagatatggagagagacagatatggagagaggcagagatggagagaggcagagatggagagaggcagagatggagagaggcagagatggagaggggcagagatggagagaggcagagatggagagaggcagagatggagagaggcagagatggagaggggcagagatggagaggggcagagatggagaggggcagaggctaacgctaccatcatgtctcccaggctaacacaaccatcatgtctccctggctcggctaacataaccatcacgtctccctggctaacacaaccatcatgtctccctggctaacacaaccatcatgtctccctggctcggctaacacaaccatcatgtctccctggctcagctaacacaaccatcatgtctccctggctaacacaaccatcatgtctccctggctaacattACCATTatgtctccctgactcggcttacacaaccatcatgtctccctggctcggctaacacaaccatcatgtctccctggctaacacaaccatcatgtctccctggctaacacaaccatcatgtctccctggctcggctaacacaaccatcacgtctccctggcttacacaaccatcatgtctccctggctaacacaaccattatgtctccctgactcggctaacaaaaccatcatgtctccctggctcagctaacacaaccatcacgtctccctggctcagctaacacaaccatcatgtctcggctaacacaaccatcatgtctccctggctaacaaatccatcatgtctccctggctaacaaatccatcatgtctccctggctaacgctaccatcatgtctccctggttcggctaacactaccatcatgtctccctgactcggctaacacaaccatcatgtctccctggctcagctaacacaaccatcatgtctccctggctaacacaaccatcatgtctccctggctaacacaaccattatgtctccctgactcggcttacacaaccatcatgtctccctggctaacacaaccattatgtctccctgactcggctaacacaaccaaaccatcatgtctccctggctaacacaaccattatgtctccctgactcggcttacacaaccatcatgtctccctggctcggctaacacaaccatcatgtctccctggctcggctaacacaaccatcatgtctccctggctaacacaaccatcatgtctccctggctcggctaacacaaccatcatgtctccctggctcggctaacacaaccatcatgtctccctggctaacacaacatcatgtctcc containing:
- the mlnr gene encoding growth hormone secretagogue receptor type 1; protein product: MEIDDQHYEGSLFPTSTLIPVTVICILLFLVGVLGNSMTILIIQRFKDMKTTTNLYLSSMAVSDLLIFLCLPFDLYRLWKYVPWLFGEVVCRLFHYANEACTYATILHITALSMERYLAICFPLRAKVVVTKRRVQYIIVALWTFALLSAAPMLFLVGVEYDNDTHPDYSTRQCKHTNYAIRSGQLHTMIWVSTTYFFCPMFCLVFLYGSIGRTLWKSKNDLQGPNAMARKRSHRQTVKILVMVVLAFVICWLPYHIGRSLFAQVDDYEEAKLSQDFNIGSMVLCYLSASINPVLYNLMSRKYRAAARRLFLLRHEPHPRRYGNNNHRPTGQRQQLSLREETTTLDDTMIGV